A window of Nonomuraea angiospora genomic DNA:
CGAGGCAGAGCCCGAAGCCGACGCTGGCGACGATCGAGGGCCCCAGGACGTCGGTGACGAAGGCGCCGTCCGGGCTGATCAGGCCGAACCAGGCGAACCCGGCCGCCGTCAGCAGCCCGCCGATGACCAGCAGCGTACGCGGCGCGAGCCGGTAGCCGAGCTTGACCGCCAGCACGGAGCCGGCGACCACGCCGAGCGCGAACGGCAGGAACTCGACCCCGGTCAGGGCCGGCCCCGTCCCGAGCACGCGCTGCAGGTAGAGGGAGGCGAAGTAGAAGGCGGCGGCCATGGCCGCGCCGAGGAGGAGGTTGTAGGCGTTCGCGCCGGCGACCGAGCGGTTGGTGAACAGGCCGAGCCGGATCAGCGGTTCGCGGGCCGTGGTCCGCTCGACGACAATGAACGCGGCCAGCAGCACGGCGGCCACCGCCAAAGTCGCCACGGTGACCGGCGAGGTCCACGCGTACTGGTCGGTGCGCACGACGCCGAACACCAGCAGGGTCATGCCCGCCGTGGCCAGGACCGCGCCGAGCGCGTCCGGCCGGGCGCCGCGCACCGCGGGCGGCCCGGCGGCCACGGCCCGCCAGGCCAGCGCCAGCGCGCACGCGGCCATGGGCACGCTCACGAACATCACCCAGCGCCAGCCGGCGTACTCGGTGAGCAGGCCGCCGATCAGGACGCCGAGCGCGCCGCCGGCGGCGTTCGTCGCGCTCCAGATCCCGAAGGCCCGCACGCGGGCCTTGCCCGCGGGGAACGTCGTGGTCAGCAGCGCCAGCGCGGCCGGAGCCAGGGCGGCGGCCCCGATGCCCTGCGCGGCCCGGGCGGCGACCAGCTGACCGGGCTCCTGGGCGAACCCGCCGGCGAGCGAGGCGAGGCCGAACAGGGCGAGCCCGAGCAGCAGGACCGGCTTGCGGCCGTAGCGGTCGGCGGCCTTGCCGCCCAGCAGGAGCAGCCCGCCGAACGTGAGCGCGTAGGCGTGGATCACCCAGGTGAGGCCCACCGCGCTGAATCCGAGGGCGGCGCCGATCTGCGGGAGCCCGACGTTCACCACCGACAGGTCCAGCGACACCATGAACTGCACGACGGCCACGGCGGCGAGGGTGAGCCCCGGCCGGACGCGTACGCTCGCGCCTGCTGACGATCTACTGGTCAACGCAGCTCAGTCCTTCGAGCCGGAGGGGTCATCGCGGTCCGGCCCCGGCCGCGCGGGGGAGCAGAGATGCGGGTGGCCCCGGTGGATGGTGCCGGCTGGGGTTCTCATGACCGCCATCGTCGTCCAGCCGCTGCTCGCGGGCGTCCTGCCGGCGAAGTCATCTGCCGCTACCGCCCCGGGACCAACGACCGACCCGACTACGACGCCGGGAGTAGTCGCCGACACGGCCCCGCAGGACGCGCTCGCCGTCCGCGAGTAGTCGCCGATGCGGCACCGCAAGCCGCGCTCGCCGTCCGCTCCCCCGGCGGCCCGCCGGATCATCCCGGCCGCGATCCACCGATGTCGCACGCGCGTCCCAAGACTGCCCGCGAGATGCCCTCCGCGCACAGGTGATCCACCGGCCGCGCGGCCGCTCGCCCGTGCTGGTTTACTCTTGCGACAAAGCAGGCGGGAGAGGGGTTTGTGTGAAGCCTGGCGCGGATGGTCCACCCGTTTCATCCTTGGATGCCGTTCTCGAACGCATCACCTACGCCAACGAGGAGACCGGCTACACCATCGCCCGCGTCGCCACCGAACGCTCCGGCTCCGAACTGCTCACCGTCGTCGGCCCGCTGCTCGGCGCGCAGGTCGGTGAGTCGCTGCGGCTGCTCGGCCGCTGGAGCTCCCACCCCCGCTACGGCCGGCAGTTCGAGGTGCGCTCCTACACCACCGTCCTGCCCGCCACCATCCAGGGCATCCGCCGCTACCTCGGCTCCGGCCTGATCAAGGGCATCGGCCCCAAGATGGCCGAGCGCATCGTCGACCATTTCGGCACCGACACCCTCGAGGTCATCGAGCAGCAGCCGCAGCGCCTGGTCGAAGTGCCGGGCCTGGGGCCCAAGCGGACCAAGATGATCGCCGCCGCCTGGGAGGAACAGAAGATCATCAAAGAGGTGATGATCTTCCTGCAGGGCGTCGGCGTGTCCACCTCGATCGCGGTGCGCATCTTCAAGCAGTACGGCGAATCGTCCATCTCCGTCGTCAAGACCCGCCCGTACCAGCTGGCCGACGACGTGTGGGGGATCGGCTTCAAGACCGCCGACACCATCGCCCAGGCCGTCGGCATCCCCCACGACAGCCCCGAACGCGTCAAGGCCGGCCTGCGCTACACGCTGTCCCAGGCCGCCGACGACGGCCACTGCTACCTGCCCGCCCCCAACCTCGTCGCCGACGCCGTCAAGATCCTCGAAGTGCCCGCCGACCTCGTCACCACCTGCCTCGAAGACCTCATCGAAGCCGAAGGCGCCGTCCGCGAACCCATCCCGGCCGGCGACAACGTCGTACCCGCCGTCTACCTGCCGCCCTTCCACCGCGCCGAGAACTCCCTGGCCTCCGGCCTGCTCTCACTCCTGCGCTCCGGCCACGACCGGCTCAAAACCTTCGCCGACGTCGACTGGGAACGCGCCGAGACCTGGCTGCACGAGCAGACCGGCGCCGAACTCGCCCCCGAACAGCGCCAGGCCGTCCGCCTGGCCCTGACCGAGAAGGTCGCCGTCCTGACCGGCGGGCCCGGCTGCGGCAAGAGCTTCACCGTACGCTCCATCGTCCTGCTCGCCCGCGCCAAACGCGCCAAGGTCATCCTGGCCGCCCCCACCGGCCGCGCCGCCAAACGCCTGGCCGAGCTGACCGGCCACGAGGCCACCACCGTCCACCGGCTGCTGCAGCTGCGCCCCGGCGGCGAGGCCACCTTCGACCGCGACAACCCCCTCGACGCCGACCTCGTCGTCGTCGACGAAGCCTCCATGCTCGACCTGCTGCTGGCCAACAAACTCGTCAAGGCCGTCGCGCCGGGCGCCCACCTGCTGTTCGTCGGCGACGTCGACCAGCTGCCCTCGGTCGGGGCCGGCGAGGTCCTCAAAGACCTGCTCGCCGCCGA
This region includes:
- a CDS encoding MFS transporter, encoding MTSRSSAGASVRVRPGLTLAAVAVVQFMVSLDLSVVNVGLPQIGAALGFSAVGLTWVIHAYALTFGGLLLLGGKAADRYGRKPVLLLGLALFGLASLAGGFAQEPGQLVAARAAQGIGAAALAPAALALLTTTFPAGKARVRAFGIWSATNAAGGALGVLIGGLLTEYAGWRWVMFVSVPMAACALALAWRAVAAGPPAVRGARPDALGAVLATAGMTLLVFGVVRTDQYAWTSPVTVATLAVAAVLLAAFIVVERTTAREPLIRLGLFTNRSVAGANAYNLLLGAAMAAAFYFASLYLQRVLGTGPALTGVEFLPFALGVVAGSVLAVKLGYRLAPRTLLVIGGLLTAAGFAWFGLISPDGAFVTDVLGPSIVASVGFGLCLGPVVSTATVGVAAHESGTASGLLNSSRQIGASLGLAVLGTLAQDRTGQSVTPETLNDGYALGLGLGAVLLLGAVLIALTVLPRTGPPARADDRVVSLSARD
- a CDS encoding SF1B family DNA helicase RecD2; the encoded protein is MKPGADGPPVSSLDAVLERITYANEETGYTIARVATERSGSELLTVVGPLLGAQVGESLRLLGRWSSHPRYGRQFEVRSYTTVLPATIQGIRRYLGSGLIKGIGPKMAERIVDHFGTDTLEVIEQQPQRLVEVPGLGPKRTKMIAAAWEEQKIIKEVMIFLQGVGVSTSIAVRIFKQYGESSISVVKTRPYQLADDVWGIGFKTADTIAQAVGIPHDSPERVKAGLRYTLSQAADDGHCYLPAPNLVADAVKILEVPADLVTTCLEDLIEAEGAVREPIPAGDNVVPAVYLPPFHRAENSLASGLLSLLRSGHDRLKTFADVDWERAETWLHEQTGAELAPEQRQAVRLALTEKVAVLTGGPGCGKSFTVRSIVLLARAKRAKVILAAPTGRAAKRLAELTGHEATTVHRLLQLRPGGEATFDRDNPLDADLVVVDEASMLDLLLANKLVKAVAPGAHLLFVGDVDQLPSVGAGEVLKDLLAADDIPRVRLTQIFRQAQESGVVVNAHRVNTGHHPILQGMNDFFLFPCEEAEEIAALTVDVVARRIPRRFGLDPRRDIQVLAPMHRGAAGAGALNTALQEALTPAHEGMPERRYGGRVFRVGDKITQLRNNYDKGAAGVFNGTVGIVTDIRPDEHKLTVVTDEDEAVDYAFDELDELAHAYAVSIHRSQGSEYPAVVVPLATSAWMMLQRNLLYTAITRAKKLVVIVGSRRALAQAVRTKGAGRRHTGLTHRL